The proteins below come from a single Prochlorococcus marinus CUG1415 genomic window:
- a CDS encoding VHS domain-containing protein, whose translation MPSNWSKIRDEWLNSTAIAKDDAKWALEALINSEEELFEIEQKIRNKENALSQVKILKKKVKETISSKEISLDDIALNTSNSNKVQISVPSNLTYLLKVWAAAEGRDLSSVAFQCLETGIREMKSKGSIPSVAINRYDSACQKRIALAEVNNLLEKYEIAQNKIK comes from the coding sequence ATGCCTAGTAATTGGTCAAAAATAAGAGATGAATGGCTTAATAGCACAGCTATTGCGAAAGATGATGCTAAATGGGCGTTAGAAGCTTTAATTAATTCGGAGGAAGAGTTATTTGAAATAGAACAAAAAATTAGAAATAAAGAGAACGCGCTAAGCCAAGTAAAAATTCTGAAGAAAAAAGTAAAAGAAACTATTTCCTCCAAAGAAATTAGTCTCGATGATATTGCATTAAACACCTCGAATTCGAACAAAGTACAAATCTCAGTACCATCAAATCTTACTTATCTTTTGAAGGTTTGGGCTGCGGCTGAAGGTCGAGATCTATCGAGTGTTGCTTTTCAGTGTTTAGAAACAGGAATAAGGGAAATGAAGAGCAAAGGTTCAATACCTTCAGTAGCAATAAATAGATATGATTCCGCTTGTCAAAAGAGAATTGCACTAGCAGAAGTAAACAATCTATTAGAAAA